The Terriglobia bacterium genome contains the following window.
CCGCCGCTGAGCAAGGTCAGAAACGCGCCTTCGGCAAAAAACTGGAACATGACGCTGCGGTTGGTGGCTCCCAAGGCCTTGCGCAGTCCGATTTCCGGAGTGCGCTCGGCGACGGCGACGAGCATGATGTTGATGACCCCGATGGCGCCCAGGCAGAGCGTCACTAGGCCGACGGTGCCGAGAAACATGTCCATGGCGTCAAAGATCTTGCCCACCATGTCGTAGGTCTGGATGGAGTCCCACTCGTCGAAAGCGTCGTTGTTGGTCCAGTCGAACTGGTGGTTGCGGCCGATGACCCTGTGCACCTGCTGGCGCGCCTGCTCGTGCAGCGCGTGCACCCGCGGCTGGTAATTGATAAAGGAGATGGCGTCCGGATTATCGCCGGCGTCCTTGCGGGGGAAGAACATGCGCATGGTCTCGAAGGGAATCATGATGCGCAGGTTCATGGTGTTGTTATCGCCGTGTCCGATGCGTTCGACGGTGCCGATCACCTCGAAGCGGACGCCGTTGAGCAGGATCGTGCTGCCCACGGCGGGCTGCCCCTGGAACAGAATTCGGCGCGCTTCATCGCCCAGCACAACCACCGAGTGCCGTTCGGCGTTGTCGCCGTCGTTCAGCCAGCGGCCGGTCTTAATGGGGATATAGCGAATCTGGTTGTAGTTCGGTGTCACGCCCATGAGCTGGCCGGAGGAACTGTTGAACGCGCTCACCGCGCGGATGTCGCCGCGGAAAATTCCGGGCGCGGCTGCGCGACACTCGTTGCATT
Protein-coding sequences here:
- a CDS encoding ABC transporter permease, translating into MRLLLDIFVQMLRTLWAHKMRSFLTMFGIAWGVGSLLLLVGLGEGFRTGQKKQLSTLGEDVLFIWGGRAPAVEGNFNGMRQYYLTVRDWQDIVRECNECRAAAPGIFRGDIRAVSAFNSSSGQLMGVTPNYNQIRYIPIKTGRWLNDGDNAERHSVVVLGDEARRILFQGQPAVGSTILLNGVRFEVIGTVERIGHGDNNTMNLRIMIPFETMRMFFPRKDAGDNPDAISFINYQPRVHALHEQARQQVHRVIGRNHQFDWTNNDAFDEWDSIQTYDMVGKIFDAMDMFLGTVGLVTLCLGAIGVINIMLVAVAERTPEIGLRKALGATNRSVMFQFFAEGAFLTLLSGGIGMAAAASLCAALGTLPSPPGWDTPKIVPSSAAIAIGSLALAGIIAGLYPARKAAMLQPVEALRKE